The DNA sequence ctttttttttttaagattttatttatttattagacagagatcacaagtaggcagagaggcaggcagagagaaaggagaaagcaggctccttgctgagcagagaaccccatgagggtcttcatcccaggaccctgagatcaggcagaggctttaaaccactgagccacccaggtgccctggaactcCGGTGTCTTGATAAAACGTGGGTGATGTTGTGTGCTCATCCTGTTTCACAGGACGAAAGAGGAAGACATTACCTAAAGTATGGACTGTTGCGTAAATTCAGTTTGTCACGTACACTAATATCATTTCTGACATCTGACATTTACTGTTCTGTACTCTCTGGGCTGTTCTGTACGATCATTGAAGAGTTGGTGCATTTATACTGATTCAGACTAAATagctttgaggttttttttttaattaaccaaatatccttttagaaaaaaataaaattatcgaGAGGTGGATACAATTCGCTGTTATATAACCGTCAGCTTTCCTAGATAAGTTTTTCTAGcttatgattattatttaaaattgttaataatGTCTCACCTTGTTCATATGGAAAATACTTAGAGGGTTGTGATTTTCAAACAGGGTGTTGTATATAAGACCACTCCTTTGTTCTGTAACAGAATACAAAGATTATACGACACTGTCCCTGTGCTCCAAGTTTACCTATTcggtgagagagagaaacataaagCTAACTAACAGTCCAAGACACTTTAAGTGGGCATGAAGGCCACTTGTAAAACATGGTTTCATGAATGAAATAGGTAGTAAGGGCCTTTTGAAGGAGAGTGAATGGCTGAGTTTGATGGGAGTACAggctgacttttctttctttctttctggattcaTTGGAGATAGGATTGATGTTTACCTTTTTGGCAATACAACTACTGATTGGGGCAAATTATGTAGATAAATTATGTAcagtggagggaggaggcaggaaacTAAACAGATAAAAGAATGTGTTATTCCTTTGCCAAGTGACATAGATACTCTCTTGTTTGAATGATCTTAAGTTCCTGAGCACAGAGAGAACTTTCTCACCTGCTGTGCAGCAGCCCGTTGGCTCATACATAAGCTGGTCTGTGCTCCAGTGTCGTCGGCAAACTCGGGCACCATAGACGTGCTCTGACATTATGGTGGCCTCTGTTTCTGATTTTCCTTCAGTAGCTTTCATCACAGTTTTTCTTTTGGGATCTAATTCAAATGACTCTGTAAGTGGCACCCGCCGTGACATGTAGTCTTTtgccctttcttctccttcacgTAGAGGGTTTGTGTGTGGAGTGAATGGAAAGGCCCTAAGATCCTGACTTCCATCCAGGTGGTCTCACCTGTCTCAGCAAAGATCTGTTACAGAGATCGGTGCCTTTTTTTGGTCATTGGCTTCAAGGTCAGGTAGCTCTTTGTGAAATTCACATAAGACAAACCTGAAAGTTCTCAGTAAATGGTGCTGACTCAACCATAAAGATTAATTTTCTTACAGGGTACTAGTTGGAAATGAGTAGGGTAGGAATTTGAAAGAAAAGATTTCCAGGTTATAAAacctaataaaaatgtaaaagtatgCCTCATGATACAGTGTTTCATCTCTTTTGTTCCATTATAAAAATTGGTATTATTGCTAACGTGGATACTGTATTGAGGTAGTTTGGGGATTTAGTAAAACAAATTTTGAGCTGACAGCGTGACTGTACTTGCAAAGATCATACTGTTCATGCTAAGGTATTTATGTGAGCAAAGTTACAGTGTTGCAGGGAATCTTGGGAACTCCTtaagtttataattttacatttttcccgCTATCTTATTTAGGCAAGCAGCAACCATGCCTCCTGCCGCTTATCCTCTTTGCTCTTTCTGGTAACCTAGACCACTGAAATGCAGATCAGGGTACTACCAACctatgaataaaaaagaaatgatccccCAGACACCCAAGAAAAGCCAGGCATGtttgcaaagtttttttttttattcccaagCAGAATTCAGCAAGTGGACCCTCCTCCCAGTGGTTACCCCCACATAAAGTCCTTTTCCTATGCCGGGCTGATGGGCCCTGCACTACTCTGCTGGCCGCTTGGGAAAGAGCTCTGTGTTTTCATTGCCTCTGTCACCATCATTGCTTATAACGTTATCATCCAAATCTAGCTATTGCTAATTCTGTTCTCCCTGTAAGTAGACACTGAAAGACATACTCTTAATATTGTAGCATCCTACTCTTTATTCCAAAAGACTTCCTTGAAACAAAATATTATGACTCagaacagagcaaaacaaaacgcTTGATGGTATCGAGAAGATAAAAGTCTAAGATTGAAAGAGGTAGGGATTAAAGAAATatgttaccaaaaagaaaaataacatgttaCCATCTCGACATTTTTACACGGGCAATGTACAATCTTACAGCCTTTTCTTGTGCCAAATTATTGGCAGGAAATACTGAtgctgtaatttttaattttttataaaaattttttaaagttttttataaaactttttacaCTGAGAGTTATTAAAATAGCCTGCCTTTTGGTATAGTATTTCATTTACAGACTAGAACTTTGCATCATGTTATTTTCTTGagtgcaaaaaataataatataaaaataatattcttccaAGTTGGAGGTGGGAGCTCGTGCCCAATGAAAGGAATTTACAGACATCCTAGTTGGAAGTTGAACAATCATTTTGCTTTATAAGAAAAGTCCAGCAAAGTTTGTCATGCAGTCTACTTTGCTGTAAACCCaagatttaattcctttttacttTCCGTTCAAAGACTTGGAATGTATCATTGTTTGCGTTTCTGTCATCTCCCGCGAGTTCTCTTCCGGGGCCGACCTCACGGCGCTGGAAATTGATACACTGACCTGACGCTTCAGCATCTTCATGACCTTCCTCTTATACCCTTTACACGCAAAGAAGTATATAAAAGGGTCCATGCAGCAATTGAAGTTCATCAGACATACTGTAAAGTGCAGCGAGATCTGGAATGAATGTCTTTGGCTGCATTCCAGGAGATCCGGGACACGAAGCTTCTTAATCATGTGTTGAATAATTGCAACATGGTAAGGTgtgaaacaaagaacaaacacAACAATTATTAAGATAATTGTGTTGAGAGCCTTTTTGTTGACGCCAGATTTCTCGGTTAGTGGGTTTTGTTTGGCAGTTTTAAAGAGTTTGCAACAGATTTGAGAGTAGCAGAAGAGAATGATCAGGAGAGGAAGCACATACCCTATGAAACACGCGCCAAGCAGAATCCAGGGAAGAGACTGTGTTTCTTCAAAGTTTGGATATTCCATGCACGTAgtcctttcctcctcctgctttGACATAGGTTTTATGAGTAGTGGGAGCGTTTGAGCAAATACTAGAATCCAGACACAAATGCAGACACATTTTGCGTGCTCAATTCTCTTCATCTTGTTGTACCTCAGAGGATGCACCACGGCAAAGAACCGGTCCACGCTCAAGCAGGTCATGAAGTTCACACCTGCGTAGGTGTTGATGTAAAACACCAGGGCGGTTATCCTGCACAAGGCCTCGCCGACCCTCCAGTCAAAGCCCAGTGCGTAGTAGGCTATCCGTGTAGGCAGAGCAGTGGTAAAAAGTATATCAGAAATCACCAAATTTGTTGAATACAGGGTGGTagagttgatttttttcctattttgaatgATGACAACCAAGGCTAGCACGTTTCCCACCAGCCCGATGACGAAGACAGAGCCGTAATGCAGTGGCATGAGTATCCCGGCAGTGCGGTGGTGTGCATAGAGGTCACAGTCATTGCCCTGCGGAGCTGCGGAGGCTGTCGTGAAATTGTCCATTTTTGTATCCGTCAGTGGTGTTCACAGTCTCTAGGAAGAACCAAGGAAAGTTCTTTCAATTAGAAGCGTATTCAACTAAAAGCAATAATAACTGCCTTTTATAGATCtaagttttaaagatttgtataatttttaagaatctaTGATGtgttgcacagtaaaggaaaccatccCCAAAGCCGCAGAAGGGCTCCTTagtgaatgggaggagatatttgcacatgacatatccaataaggaattagtatcccaaatatataaggaacatATATgactcaaaacaaaaataatctgattaaaaatgagcagaggacctgaaaaaaaaaaacaaaacattttttccagagaagacatacaaatggccaacagccacatgaagagatgctcagcctcactaatcatcagggaaatgcaaatcaagaccacgGTGAAGTGTCAGCTCGCACCGGTCGGAAGGGCTGGTGTCAgaaggacaagaaataacaagtattgatatgaggatgcagagaaaagggagcccttgtgcactgttggtgggaatgcagactggtgcggccgctgtggaaaatagtacggcggttcctcaaaaagtcaaaaatagaattaccatatgatccagtaattccgcTAATGGGTATCTACCCAGAGAAGATGACAACGTGAATTCGGAAAGATATGAGTACCCATGTGTTTGttttagcattatttacaacagccaagatatggaagcagcccaagtgtacTTTaggtacacagacacacacacaggaatattagccataaaagaGAAGATCTCGCCATTCGCAATAACATTGGAGGatctagagggcattatgctaagtgaaggaagttggagaaagagaaataccatatgctttctcTTATATGCGGAGTAtgagaagcaagagaaacaaaaaaatcaggaacagaaccataaatacagagaacaacctGGTAGCTACCAGAGAAGAAGTAGATGGGGAGGATTATTAAGAAGTACCcgtccaaaaaagaagaaaaatatgcgATGTGTAATATGTTTACATTTATAGTAACAAGAACAAAGAATCAGATTTATGTTTTTACTCTCAAGTTGATGATTTTGGCAAAGTCctggcaaaagaaacaaaaccatctAAGTAGagcaaatgtatttttgtaaCAAGAGGGGATGCcatcattttttgaagaaatttccccccttttcttctgAATCATTGTCTGGGTAAGAACAGAATCGTGTGCAGCACCCCACATTTCAGACAGGAGTAAAGCTTTGCTTTTAAACTGCATTTcggttggactttttttttttttttttttttttgggccaAATGCATATCACTgccaggaaatgaaatcagtcaCACATTTATTTAGTGAAATACGAATTTACCACAGTGATCTGATTTGTGTTAACCTAAAAAGTATGAGAAACAAGGTAAGGCCTTGTTAGGAACTGAaagttaggttttcttttttaaaaaagaagaagatggtaACCACGACAACCACGGCAAAAacgacaaaaaagaaaaaaaacttaaggtGTTTCGGGGTGCGGGGGGGAGGTTAAGATTAATTCTGAGCTAGATCATTCCCCAGATACTCCGCTGATAGGTGCAGTGTACGTTCCTGCACCCCACATGCCAGCAAGCATCACACGTGTAGTGTCCTGTGCTCTGTTCTGTCCACTGAACCTGCTCATGGATCGGGGTCATCTGTGTTTGTCACACGTGGACCTCGTAGACACTGGACACTTCTGTAGCATCCCAGGGTGTTCATGCATGATTTGCTAAGCTACTCCCCTGATGACtctttggattatttccagttcTTTTCTTGGGGTAAATAATGTTAAGATGAAAGAAATTTCAGGTCCTGTTGAAAAGTGGAAAACTACAATGAAATGCCTTATGTGGGACTGAGTTTGATAAAACTTAGGAAGAGCAGAACAGTAACTTCTGcgaaattatttttagaagaaaaatgatactCCAATAGGACCATCTCTGCCTACAGATCTCATCTGAAAGTCACCAAAATTAAGGGAAGATTTCAACATATCTAGTGATGATGGTttacattaaaaggaaaagactCTATCCCTAGCCATCTCAAAGCACCGACTACTCCTCTGACTGCTAACTTAGTTCTAACAGTCTTAAAACGGTGAACCCAACAGACAGTGGGGGTCATCACGGGGTGATGTTGTAATGTTCTAGGTGGACAGTACTTCCAGTGTTGTTAGGGTAGTTGTTAATGTGCGGAAATATGACCTAAAGCAAAAGGGAACAAAAATGGAAGTGGTACTTTCtgttaaataagaaaagataggaaagaagattatgagaaagaaatttaaatggaTTGAACTCACCTATTAAAGGAGACATCAGTttggatttgtttaaaaaaaaaaaaaagtccaactgTACAGGGCTTAGAAGACATAGCTTAAAAAAGTGACTCAGAAAGGTTGAAAATAAAGGCATGGGAGAACACATAGCAATCAAATCCCAACCAGtggaaagccagagtagcaatcaaaaaacataaaaacttgaATTAtgcatatttaaaggaaaaattggcAAATCCACAGCCATAATGGGAGATTTTAGCACATCTTTATTAGAATAAGCCGGATAAAAAAGAGATTAGAGACTTAGAAGATTACCCAGTGTGACTTTGCAGAATTTGTGCTGAAGGCACACGATcatttttgccaatttgaatgtgTGCGAGGTCATCAGAGGGCCCCAGAACTTTCAGAAAACTGTTAACCTATCAGCCAACATGCCAGTGCCTATAGGGCAACTAACTTAGAAATCAACAATAAATAGATAACAGATACAtttggaatcttaaaaaatatgcttCTAAGAGACTCATTTAAGAAAATCCACAGTGGGAATTTTGAAGTATTTAGAACCAAATGACAAAAAAACTCtatgctttggggcacctgggtggctcagtgggttaagccgctgccttcagctcaggtcatgatctcagggtcctgggatcgagccccgaatagggctctctgctcagcagggagcctgcttcctcctctctctctctgcctacctgtgatctctctctctctcaaataaataaataaaatcttaaaaaaaaaaaaaaaaacagaccactCTATGCCAAACGATGGGTGCAGCTGAAGTATTAATCTCAGAAGCAGAGCCTTGAATGTGTTTATTGTCTTCTCACATTTTTATTTGAGGATAGTTAGCACATGTTACAAGTTTCAAGTGCCCAGCATAGTGACTCAACAACTCTATATGCTTGTGAaagcatttatcttttttaaagatcgaaaatagataaaaatacagTTCAGGAAGCTAGAAGAGAATTGTTTACCCaaggaaagtagaagaaaatgataaagataaTCACAGAAATTAGTAAGATTGAAATCAAAGCAACAAATACTGACTTTCTCTttgtgcaggaaaaaaaaaccagagcgATTCTTGAAATCATGGGAATTGCGGTTGTGGAATGAAAGTAGAAAACCTTTATCCTCTTAGTTGAGTAAGGCTCCGTGTGAGAAGTAACTTTTCAAGAACTGAGACTAGACACGGAGAGGTGAAAATCCCAGACAGGGGTTATAACTTAGGGAACAGGTAgcaagaacttttatttttgtactttctgtggaaatttttttttcttttcttttcttttttttcctgaaaatctcagcaagtttattttattttgaggagCATTTCTCCACAGATTTgggaaatgcttttaaaatacatactgGGGTAGAAATTTTGCATATAAGTAAATATTGTTGTAGAGATCAGAGAAAGTTACATTAATGTAGGACTCAGAGAGAATGTGCCATTGCTTGTCCTGTTGTAAACACACATCCAGCTTCTTCCTGAATGCAGTACGCATTCCAGGAGAGCTGGACATGGCAGGGGTTGCAGAACGTTTGGTGTTTAAGAATATTTGGCAcgtggggacacctgggttgctcagtggttaaagccactgcctttcgctcaggtcgtgatcccagggtcctgggatagagccgcacatcgggctctctgctcagtgaggaacctgcttccccccctttgtctgcctgcctctctgcctacttgtgatctctgtctgttaaataaataaataaaatcttcaaaaaaaatctgtcatAGTGTAAATTATGAAGGTGAAAATTTGCAAACAGACCAAATGTCCCTCATCAGGGGATTGGTTACGTATCTCCCGATATAGCCATACAGGGGAATTCTCTGCAGTCCGTGGAAATGGCAGCGTAGAAGCCTGTTTCTTGACAGGGAATAATCTTAAATAAGGAAAGTAGATTATGCAACATGGCCACTTTCGGGGGTAGGGAAAGCAATTATACATCCACACACTTTGCACGGATGTGTGTGCCAAAGCATAGTTTTGTCCAAGTCATTTTTGAGTTTTTCCcatacactttaaaatttttcatactgAACGTGAATTGACTATGAAATGAGGAAACTGGTTAATAAATTTATCTGAGAAAAATATTCTTCAGTTAAGTTCGTCATGCAAAAACCTATCTTCTACACATTTCAAAAGTAGTCCTTCAGTGCTCTTTACTCAGATTGAGGCGTTCATGTTTATTAGGTGCCTACCTTTAAGTCCTTTCTGGAAGAACACTCACAGCCACCCTGTGAGGCTAAGTACTGCGTACTAAGGCTAAGTACTGCTGCCACCTACCTACCTGCCATGTGAGGAAACGGAGTGTCATAGAGGTTAAAAGGTCCGTCTGGAGGCTTCTCTTATGGTCTGGGTTCAGGTCTCCTACTCTGTCCAGTCCTTGGCAGGGGCAGCTCATACTGCCCTTGAAGTACTGAGAGTTTGAGGTTTTGAAGTGGTCTAAGCTTTAAGAACCATCCTTACCGGTAAACAGCCCGGGAACAGTGTGGCCCAGCACGCCGGAGCAGCGGAATGCTTCTTCCTAAAGGCAGTGGAGTTCCCACTTCTGGGACAGCATTGAGCCCCAAGGAGAGGACTTTTGAGGGTCCTGCATCAGTCAGAGAAAAGGCACCTGCGGGATGTGGACATGTAAATGGGATGGCTCAGAAATGATCTTTGATAAAGGCAAATCAAAGCTGTCCTGACGTCTGGTCATTGGGATCTTGGAAGTTGATGTCACTAAAGTTGACATCCTGTGCTATCAGTGCCGTAGTTTTAGTCAGTCTTATCTCTTCTAAATTGAGAGAAAAACCCTTTCATGTACTTGACCATTGTTATCCTGTTCGTATATGAATCAGTCCCCGTTTCTTATTATctaaataagtaatatttaaaataatatcttcCCTTGGAGATACTATTTTATACCTTTCTTTAATCATTTGATGTTTCAAGATTACGTTCCTGAACCTTGACTTACTCCATTCTTTGATTCAGCAGAAattgtttttagtgtttt is a window from the Neovison vison isolate M4711 chromosome 5, ASM_NN_V1, whole genome shotgun sequence genome containing:
- the GPR183 gene encoding G-protein coupled receptor 183 is translated as MDNFTTASAAPQGNDCDLYAHHRTAGILMPLHYGSVFVIGLVGNVLALVVIIQNRKKINSTTLYSTNLVISDILFTTALPTRIAYYALGFDWRVGEALCRITALVFYINTYAGVNFMTCLSVDRFFAVVHPLRYNKMKRIEHAKCVCICVWILVFAQTLPLLIKPMSKQEEERTTCMEYPNFEETQSLPWILLGACFIGYVLPLLIILFCYSQICCKLFKTAKQNPLTEKSGVNKKALNTIILIIVVFVLCFTPYHVAIIQHMIKKLRVPDLLECSQRHSFQISLHFTVCLMNFNCCMDPFIYFFACKGYKRKVMKMLKRQVSVSISSAVRSAPEENSREMTETQTMIHSKSLNGK